One region of Candidatus Peribacteraceae bacterium genomic DNA includes:
- a CDS encoding SIMPL domain-containing protein (The SIMPL domain is named for its presence in mouse protein SIMPL (signalling molecule that associates with mouse pelle-like kinase). Bacterial member BP26, from Brucella, was shown to assemble into a channel-like structure, while YggE from E. coli has been associated with resistance to oxidative stress.), with protein sequence MSDFPPPPMRNITWTVILAVVIGGGFFLAGKYVESRDSTPVTISVSGEGKVSAAPDIAQLTFGVQTGRKATAAEAMALLKEDMDNIMEAVKKAGIEEKDIATEQFYLNPEYDWDEGRQIPRGFQAQETLRVKVRDLDKVSAVLGAATAAGANQAGNVSYTIDDPEVLRAEAREEAIAQAKEKALALAKDLGMRLGKIKGFNEGGGVIPPMPYARAAMETAAEDSAAGMAVPLPAGEQDVTAYVTLTYELK encoded by the coding sequence ATGTCTGATTTTCCCCCTCCTCCCATGCGCAACATCACCTGGACCGTGATCCTTGCCGTCGTCATCGGCGGCGGATTCTTCCTCGCCGGCAAGTACGTGGAATCACGCGATTCCACCCCCGTCACCATCTCCGTCTCCGGGGAAGGCAAGGTGAGTGCCGCGCCGGATATCGCGCAGCTGACGTTCGGGGTGCAGACGGGACGCAAAGCCACGGCGGCGGAAGCCATGGCATTGCTCAAGGAGGATATGGACAACATCATGGAGGCGGTGAAAAAGGCGGGCATCGAGGAGAAGGACATCGCCACGGAGCAGTTCTACCTCAATCCCGAATACGATTGGGATGAGGGCAGGCAGATTCCGCGCGGGTTCCAGGCGCAGGAGACGCTGCGCGTGAAGGTGCGGGACCTGGACAAGGTGTCCGCGGTGCTGGGCGCGGCCACTGCGGCGGGCGCCAACCAGGCGGGGAACGTGAGCTACACCATCGATGACCCGGAGGTCTTGCGGGCGGAAGCGCGTGAGGAGGCCATTGCGCAGGCGAAGGAGAAGGCGCTGGCGCTGGCGAAGGATTTGGGCATGCGGCTGGGGAAGATCAAAGGGTTCAACGAAGGCGGCGGCGTCATCCCCCCCATGCCCTATGCGCGTGCGGCCATGGAAACAGCCGCCGAGGACAGTGCTGCAGGAATGGCGGTACCGCTCCCCGCGGGCGAGCAGGACGTGACGGCGTACGTCACGCTCACGTATGAGTTGAAGTGA
- a CDS encoding helix-turn-helix domain-containing protein has protein sequence MKVFTTGQAAKICKVSPQVVCRWFDSGRLKGYRIPGSQDRRIPRANLIRFLKENNMPFDDLEDETMAKVLIVSQDEVLIGNLQREMTPEQSFKVAVVANNFEVGTHVNSFLPDCIVVDFSIGNIEAALICKNIRGHSDYSGVIVIAVLPDDTPSSFDRRTVHETFRKPFDAYFLAERVRTIVGAKKDLV, from the coding sequence ATGAAGGTCTTCACAACAGGCCAAGCAGCCAAGATCTGCAAGGTCAGCCCTCAGGTAGTGTGCAGATGGTTCGACTCGGGTCGGCTCAAGGGATACCGGATTCCCGGGTCTCAGGACCGGCGCATCCCGCGCGCGAACTTGATCCGGTTCCTGAAGGAGAACAACATGCCCTTCGACGATCTCGAAGATGAGACAATGGCCAAGGTGCTCATCGTTTCGCAAGACGAGGTTCTCATTGGGAATCTCCAGCGTGAGATGACACCGGAGCAGTCGTTCAAGGTTGCCGTGGTGGCAAATAACTTCGAGGTGGGCACTCATGTGAACAGCTTCCTTCCAGATTGCATCGTCGTCGATTTCTCCATCGGGAATATCGAAGCGGCGCTTATCTGCAAAAACATCCGGGGACACTCTGACTACTCCGGAGTGATCGTGATCGCCGTGCTGCCCGATGATACCCCGTCGAGCTTCGATCGGCGAACGGTCCATGAAACGTTCAGGAAGCCGTTTGATGCCTACTTCCTCGCCGAGCGTGTGCGGACGATTGTAGGGGCGAAGAAAGATCTGGTCTAA
- the sufB gene encoding Fe-S cluster assembly protein SufB: MPKPIFSGLDRSVFDTANPAPYAEGLTKGLSEAVVRKISGDKNEPQWMLEHRLASLKVFHEKPMPTWGADLSGLDFDKIIYYAHPGAENTDDWGEVPEEIRRVYDRLGIPEAERKVLAGVGAQYESEVIYHNLREEWGKLGVIFLNMDDALRLHPELVKQYFMKCVPMADHKFAALHGAVWSGGTFLYVPKGVTVTDPLQAYFRMNAMNMGQFEHTLIIAEEGSEVHYIEGCSAPKYGSIGLHAGLVEIFVKPGAKVRYSSVENWSRDTYNLNTKRAIVEKDATMEWVGGNMGSGVTMLYPCSMLTGEGARSDHLALAFANTGQWQDTGAKVIHLAPHTSSKVTSKSISRGGGVCVYRGLLQVGPRAHDITSNVECDALLLDDESRTDTIPDIRIRNNDVTVAHEARVGKLSEEDLFYFTSRGIPEDQARAMIVNGFIEPIIRNLPLEYAVEMNRLIELEMEGGVG, from the coding sequence ATGCCCAAGCCCATCTTCTCCGGCCTGGACCGTTCCGTCTTTGATACGGCCAACCCCGCCCCCTACGCGGAGGGGCTCACGAAGGGATTGAGCGAGGCGGTGGTGCGCAAGATCAGCGGGGACAAGAATGAGCCGCAGTGGATGCTGGAGCATCGGTTGGCGTCCCTCAAGGTTTTCCACGAAAAGCCCATGCCCACGTGGGGGGCGGACCTTTCCGGGCTCGATTTCGACAAGATCATCTACTACGCGCACCCCGGGGCGGAGAATACGGACGATTGGGGGGAAGTGCCGGAGGAGATCCGCCGCGTCTACGATCGGCTGGGCATTCCCGAAGCGGAGCGCAAGGTCCTCGCCGGGGTGGGTGCGCAGTACGAGAGCGAGGTCATCTATCACAACTTGCGCGAGGAGTGGGGGAAGCTGGGCGTCATCTTCCTCAACATGGACGATGCGCTGCGGCTGCACCCCGAGCTCGTCAAACAGTACTTCATGAAGTGCGTGCCGATGGCGGATCACAAATTTGCGGCGCTCCACGGCGCCGTATGGTCTGGCGGCACCTTCCTCTACGTCCCCAAGGGCGTCACGGTCACGGATCCCCTTCAGGCGTACTTCCGCATGAACGCCATGAACATGGGGCAGTTCGAGCACACGCTCATCATCGCGGAGGAGGGGAGCGAGGTGCACTACATTGAGGGCTGCTCCGCGCCCAAGTACGGCTCCATCGGGCTGCACGCGGGGCTGGTGGAGATCTTCGTCAAACCCGGCGCAAAGGTCCGCTATTCCAGCGTGGAGAACTGGAGCCGCGACACGTATAACCTCAATACCAAGCGCGCGATCGTGGAAAAGGACGCGACGATGGAGTGGGTGGGCGGGAACATGGGGAGCGGCGTCACCATGCTCTACCCCTGCAGCATGCTCACGGGGGAGGGCGCGCGCAGCGACCACCTTGCCCTGGCGTTCGCCAACACGGGCCAGTGGCAGGATACCGGCGCAAAGGTCATCCACCTCGCGCCGCACACCTCCAGCAAGGTCACCTCCAAGTCCATCAGCCGCGGCGGGGGCGTGTGCGTGTACCGCGGACTGCTCCAGGTGGGGCCCCGCGCGCACGACATCACCTCCAACGTGGAATGCGATGCGCTCCTGCTCGATGACGAGAGCCGCACGGACACCATCCCGGACATCCGTATCCGCAACAACGACGTGACCGTCGCGCATGAGGCGCGCGTGGGGAAGCTCTCCGAGGAGGACCTCTTCTACTTCACCTCCCGCGGCATCCCCGAGGACCAGGCGCGCGCCATGATCGTCAACGGGTTCATCGAGCCCATCATCAGGAACCTTCCCCTGGAATATGCGGTGGAGATGAACAGATTGATAGAACTGGAGATGGAGGGGGGCGTGGGGTGA
- a CDS encoding SufD family Fe-S cluster assembly protein: MTSASTSTGLPSGIRGEGDGRWVIGRGKKIPGTVTLPWESPQSVTVHAEEGSRATVFLTLPSGVEGEKNLDVTLAATSSLALIVLASGLGRAKITQRIRVGEGAVCRLLNVTLGGRGVEQEAVATVEGAGGVSSVDWVFHAAGEDVQKLSVRNVFLARDGGGDVTMRGIAEGRAEVRCDGMMEIGEGGGGTAASLTQHVLMLDASAKVDAVPALRIKTEDVKAGHTATVTKVSEEELFYFASRGIPREEARRMYIRGFLGGLLGKVEDEKVRDVLEREMEECRMKN, encoded by the coding sequence GTGACGTCTGCCTCTACATCAACGGGCCTGCCTTCCGGCATCCGCGGTGAGGGCGATGGACGGTGGGTCATCGGGCGGGGGAAGAAGATACCCGGTACGGTCACGCTCCCCTGGGAATCCCCGCAATCCGTCACGGTCCATGCGGAGGAAGGGTCACGCGCCACAGTGTTCCTCACGCTTCCCTCGGGTGTTGAGGGGGAGAAAAATCTCGATGTCACGCTTGCGGCAACATCATCGCTCGCCCTCATTGTCCTTGCCTCGGGCTTGGGGCGTGCGAAGATCACGCAGCGTATCAGGGTGGGGGAAGGAGCCGTGTGCCGCCTTCTCAACGTCACGTTGGGCGGGAGGGGGGTGGAGCAGGAAGCGGTGGCCACGGTGGAGGGCGCGGGCGGCGTGAGCTCGGTGGATTGGGTGTTCCATGCCGCGGGGGAAGATGTGCAGAAGCTCTCCGTGCGCAACGTGTTCCTGGCGCGGGATGGCGGCGGTGATGTGACCATGCGCGGGATCGCGGAGGGGCGCGCGGAAGTGCGGTGCGACGGGATGATGGAGATCGGGGAGGGTGGGGGAGGGACGGCCGCGTCCCTTACGCAGCACGTGCTCATGCTGGATGCCTCCGCCAAAGTGGACGCCGTGCCGGCGCTCCGCATCAAGACGGAAGACGTCAAAGCAGGCCATACCGCCACCGTCACCAAGGTTTCGGAGGAAGAGCTCTTCTACTTCGCTTCGCGCGGCATCCCGCGGGAGGAAGCGCGCAGGATGTACATCCGGGGGTTCCTGGGAGGATTGCTGGGGAAGGTGGAGGATGAGAAAGTGAGGGACGTGCTGGAGAGGGAGATGGAAGAATGTAGAATGAAGAATTAG
- the sufC gene encoding Fe-S cluster assembly ATPase SufC gives MTPSPLLTIPDLHVSVGGKDVVRGVGLEINEGEIHAIMGPNGSGKSTLVSTLMGHPAFTVTKGSATFLDRDLFTLEPWERAAAGLFLAFQYPKEISGVTLRSFLFAAANAQLSARDPKARRISPIKFKKMLEERMEELKMDSAFAERSLNQGFSGGEKKKAEVLQMRILQPRLALLDETDSGLDIDALKTVADGINRMRSSSFSALIVTHYARLLEYVAPDRVHVMVKGKIVESGGATLARELEKNGYAKYGVREEGTVKIALD, from the coding sequence ATGACCCCCTCCCCCCTCCTCACCATCCCCGATCTCCACGTCTCTGTGGGAGGGAAGGACGTGGTGCGGGGGGTCGGCTTGGAGATCAACGAAGGGGAGATCCATGCGATCATGGGGCCCAACGGCTCGGGCAAGTCCACGCTCGTGAGCACGCTCATGGGGCATCCGGCCTTTACGGTCACGAAGGGATCGGCGACGTTCTTGGACAGGGATCTCTTCACGCTGGAGCCGTGGGAGAGGGCGGCGGCCGGGTTATTCCTGGCCTTTCAGTATCCCAAGGAGATTTCCGGCGTCACGCTCCGCAGCTTCCTCTTCGCCGCCGCCAATGCGCAGCTTTCCGCGCGGGATCCCAAGGCGCGGAGGATCTCCCCCATCAAGTTCAAGAAGATGCTGGAGGAGCGCATGGAGGAACTGAAGATGGATTCCGCGTTCGCGGAGCGGTCGTTGAACCAAGGGTTCAGCGGGGGGGAGAAGAAGAAGGCGGAGGTGCTGCAGATGCGCATCCTTCAGCCGCGGCTTGCGCTTTTGGACGAGACGGATTCGGGCTTGGATATCGATGCGCTCAAAACCGTCGCCGATGGAATCAATCGGATGCGTTCGTCGTCCTTTAGCGCGCTCATCGTCACGCACTACGCGCGCCTCCTGGAGTACGTTGCGCCGGACCGCGTCCATGTGATGGTCAAGGGGAAGATCGTGGAGAGCGGCGGCGCGACGCTGGCGCGGGAATTGGAGAAGAACGGGTATGCCAAGTACGGCGTGCGCGAAGAGGGAACCGTGAAGATAGCGCTGGATTGA
- a CDS encoding type II toxin-antitoxin system RelB/DinJ family antitoxin, giving the protein MPATAVLTIRIDEKLKRQSQRVIEQWGFDLSSAVRLFLTQVVRTKSIPFKVSGEKRRKRK; this is encoded by the coding sequence ATGCCTGCAACCGCCGTCCTCACCATCCGCATCGATGAAAAGCTCAAGCGCCAATCCCAGCGGGTCATCGAGCAGTGGGGGTTCGACCTCAGCTCCGCCGTCCGTCTGTTCCTCACGCAGGTGGTGCGGACGAAGAGCATACCGTTCAAGGTGAGCGGGGAAAAGAGGAGGAAGAGAAAATAA
- a CDS encoding cation:proton antiporter: protein MQETLLTVTVVVCTVVALALLMRALKQPVIISYLLAGLVVSPYGLNLLHSTEELELFSQMGVSFLLFLVGMNLNPRVVKEVGKVSLVAGMGQVVFTAAVGYVLGRLLGFAPVVSLYVAVALTFSSTIIVMKLLTDAGELETLHGRISTGFLIVQDVIAMLLLVAVSSMDGGTEGWEMILGRMALRGLTLASVLLVAGLFLLPWLLKAVAASQELLLLFSIGWCFAIAALSFSLGLSMEIGALAAGIVLSLSPYRFEIGAKLRPMRDFFIVIFFVLLGSQLVLDDVAKQLVAVAVFSLFVLVGNPLIIMFLMGRMRYTKRTGFRTGMALAQVSEFSFILVALGVRLGHVPPSVLSFVTFVGLLTIALSTYGIHHAERLYGWLQQPLSLFERQGKKVDEHLHMRQKDHDILLLGYERIGLNVLEALRKMRKSFLVVDYNPKAITELAKEGIDCKYGDLGDAELLEELDFGRAKMVVSTLRDFDTTVLIVRAVRAANKDAIVIVVSQQVDEALHLYQLGASYVITPQFLSGYHTSLLIEEYGLDLKKFLTEKARHLEHLKFSHKRMKAVMGRK from the coding sequence ATGCAAGAAACCCTCCTCACCGTCACGGTCGTGGTGTGCACAGTGGTGGCGCTGGCGCTCCTCATGCGGGCGCTCAAGCAGCCCGTGATCATCAGCTATTTGCTGGCGGGTTTGGTGGTGAGCCCCTACGGGTTGAACCTGCTCCATTCCACGGAAGAGCTGGAACTCTTCTCGCAGATGGGTGTCTCGTTCCTCCTCTTCCTCGTGGGCATGAACCTCAACCCCCGCGTGGTCAAAGAGGTGGGCAAAGTGTCGCTCGTGGCGGGCATGGGACAAGTGGTGTTCACCGCCGCGGTGGGATACGTGCTGGGCCGCCTCCTGGGGTTTGCGCCCGTCGTCTCGCTCTATGTCGCGGTGGCGCTCACCTTCAGCAGCACCATCATCGTCATGAAGCTCCTCACGGACGCAGGAGAACTGGAAACCCTCCACGGCCGCATTTCCACGGGGTTCCTCATCGTGCAGGACGTCATCGCCATGCTGCTCCTGGTGGCCGTCTCTTCCATGGACGGCGGGACGGAAGGTTGGGAGATGATCCTGGGCCGCATGGCGCTGCGCGGCCTCACGCTGGCGTCGGTGCTGCTGGTGGCGGGGCTCTTCCTCCTTCCCTGGCTGCTCAAGGCCGTGGCCGCCTCGCAGGAACTGCTCCTCCTCTTCTCCATCGGCTGGTGCTTCGCCATTGCGGCGCTCAGCTTTTCGCTCGGGCTCTCCATGGAGATCGGCGCGCTGGCGGCGGGCATCGTCCTCTCCCTCTCGCCCTACCGGTTCGAGATCGGCGCCAAGCTGCGCCCAATGCGCGACTTCTTCATCGTCATCTTCTTTGTGCTGCTCGGTTCCCAGCTGGTGCTGGATGACGTGGCCAAGCAGCTGGTCGCCGTGGCGGTGTTCTCGCTCTTCGTGTTGGTCGGCAACCCGCTCATCATCATGTTCCTCATGGGGCGCATGCGGTACACCAAGCGCACGGGCTTCCGCACGGGAATGGCCTTGGCGCAGGTGAGCGAATTCTCCTTCATCCTCGTCGCCCTTGGCGTACGCCTCGGCCACGTGCCGCCTTCCGTCCTCTCCTTCGTCACCTTCGTGGGCCTGCTCACCATCGCCCTCTCCACGTACGGCATCCACCATGCGGAGCGCCTCTACGGCTGGCTGCAGCAGCCCCTCTCCCTCTTCGAGCGTCAGGGGAAGAAGGTGGATGAGCACTTGCACATGCGGCAGAAGGATCACGATATCCTGCTGCTGGGGTACGAGCGCATCGGCCTCAACGTCCTGGAGGCCCTGCGGAAAATGCGGAAATCCTTCCTCGTGGTGGATTACAACCCCAAAGCCATCACGGAATTGGCCAAGGAGGGGATCGACTGCAAGTACGGCGATTTGGGCGATGCCGAGCTGCTGGAGGAATTGGACTTCGGCCGCGCCAAAATGGTGGTCTCCACGCTGCGCGATTTCGACACCACCGTCCTCATCGTCCGCGCCGTGCGCGCCGCCAACAAGGACGCCATCGTCATCGTGGTGTCGCAGCAGGTGGATGAAGCCCTGCACCTCTACCAGTTGGGCGCCAGCTACGTGATCACGCCGCAGTTCCTGAGCGGCTACCACACGTCACTCCTCATCGAGGAATATGGTTTGGACTTGAAGAAGTTTTTGACGGAGAAAGCGCGGCATTTGGAGCATTTGAAGTTCAGCCACAAGAGGATGAAGGCGGTGATGGGGAGGAAATGA
- a CDS encoding 2Fe-2S iron-sulfur cluster-binding protein, with amino-acid sequence MPNITFTYAGQTKTVQADAGKTLLQIALDNQIPMEHACGGNGFCTTCLCKVKAGAENLTPHNDREQMMGVEGDDRLGCQATANGDVAVDIS; translated from the coding sequence ATGCCCAACATCACCTTCACCTACGCCGGCCAAACCAAGACCGTCCAGGCCGACGCCGGCAAAACCCTCCTCCAGATCGCGCTCGATAACCAAATCCCCATGGAGCACGCGTGCGGCGGCAACGGCTTCTGCACCACCTGCCTGTGCAAGGTGAAGGCGGGGGCGGAGAACCTGACCCCGCACAACGACCGCGAACAGATGATGGGCGTGGAAGGAGATGACCGTCTGGGGTGCCAGGCGACGGCGAACGGCGATGTGGCGGTAGACATATCGTAA
- a CDS encoding DNA-3-methyladenine glycosylase produces MRPLHRSFYDRDTVIVAQELLGKLLVRRDGEVVRVGKIVETEAYLGPHDLAAHSARGRTKRTEVMFGPPGHAYVYLIYGMHHCLNVVTEGEGHASAVLIRALEPVQNLLGRSSGPGLLCAAMGIDRTWNGHDLLSDDFFIMKPDDPDERIVIIKRPRVGVGYAGRWAKRLLRFSIKGNPYVSKA; encoded by the coding sequence ATGCGCCCCTTGCACAGAAGCTTCTACGACCGCGACACGGTGATAGTGGCGCAGGAGTTGCTGGGAAAACTCCTCGTCCGCCGCGACGGGGAGGTGGTGCGGGTGGGCAAGATTGTGGAGACGGAGGCGTACCTCGGCCCCCATGACTTGGCCGCGCACTCCGCCCGTGGACGGACGAAGAGAACGGAAGTGATGTTCGGGCCGCCGGGACACGCGTACGTGTATTTGATCTACGGGATGCACCATTGCCTCAACGTGGTGACGGAGGGAGAGGGACACGCGTCGGCGGTGCTGATACGGGCGCTGGAGCCCGTGCAGAACCTGTTGGGACGCTCAAGCGGCCCGGGGCTCTTATGCGCGGCGATGGGAATCGATCGCACATGGAACGGCCACGATCTCCTCTCCGACGATTTCTTCATTATGAAACCGGATGATCCCGACGAGCGCATCGTGATCATCAAGCGTCCGCGCGTGGGCGTGGGTTACGCCGGACGGTGGGCGAAGAGGTTGCTCCGGTTCTCCATCAAGGGGAACCCGTACGTTTCCAAGGCATGA
- a CDS encoding tetratricopeptide repeat protein: protein MVYIYVLTVSLLGIVLLFGVRMLLRHRGVRRFVRGMKQRLQQAEERGMSFIEEKRIFRPHRNPRASAIELQQVRSLSRQAEKALAQNKIDDAERLYIQALTVQPHAIDVQAELAKLYLQTGRENKAEALYKELLQQRQDVSFFSNLGLAYYRQAKYVEACQAYQEALNREPQVPERSYALGRACIAARRYEEAAPLLEKASVRLSRDTQLLHLLAECYMQLGQTDKAEEVYRRINKLEPYDEEVKAKLLSLARV, encoded by the coding sequence ATGGTATATATCTACGTCCTCACCGTTTCCCTCCTCGGGATTGTCCTGCTCTTCGGGGTGCGGATGCTCCTGCGGCACCGCGGCGTGCGGCGCTTCGTGCGCGGCATGAAGCAGCGCCTGCAGCAGGCGGAGGAGAGGGGCATGAGCTTCATAGAGGAGAAGCGCATCTTTAGGCCGCACCGCAACCCGCGCGCGTCCGCCATCGAACTGCAGCAAGTCCGCTCCCTCTCGCGCCAGGCGGAGAAGGCGCTGGCGCAGAACAAGATCGACGATGCGGAACGCCTCTACATCCAAGCCCTCACGGTGCAGCCGCACGCGATCGACGTGCAGGCGGAACTGGCCAAGCTCTACCTCCAAACGGGGCGCGAGAACAAGGCGGAGGCGTTGTACAAGGAGCTCCTCCAGCAGCGCCAGGACGTGTCGTTCTTCAGCAACCTCGGCCTCGCCTACTACCGCCAAGCCAAGTACGTGGAAGCCTGCCAGGCGTACCAGGAAGCGCTCAACCGCGAACCGCAGGTGCCGGAACGGTCCTACGCGCTCGGCCGCGCTTGCATCGCCGCGCGCAGGTATGAGGAAGCGGCGCCGCTGCTGGAGAAGGCGAGCGTGCGCCTCTCGCGCGATACGCAGCTCCTCCATCTTCTCGCCGAGTGCTACATGCAATTGGGGCAGACGGACAAGGCGGAGGAGGTATACCGCCGCATCAACAAGCTGGAGCCGTACGATGAAGAGGTGAAGGCGAAGCTGCTCTCGCTGGCGCGGGTGTGA